The window AGTCCCCTTTCATGTCCTTGAGACTGAACAAGATctgaagtgccaggtcctgcccctGGGTCacaagccccagcagctccaggctggggaagAGCCCAGCAGGAAAGGGCCTGGGCCTGCCGGCCCACAGTGCGTGCCCGTGtgtgcaagaaggccaatggctgctgggccgggccagcaatggtgtggccagcaggagcagggcagtgactgtgccCCTGCCACATGTGGGCACTGGGGAGGCCTCACcccaagggctgtgtccagtgctgggcctGGCACTGTAGAATGGACACTGAGGGGCCGGAGCGTGTCCAGAGggaggaacggagctgggcaaggggctggagcacaggtctgatgaggagtggctgagggagctgggggtgtttaacctggaggaaaaggaggctcaggggagctgTATTGCTCTCCACACCTCCCTGACAGGAGAGTGCAGCCAGCTgggggccaggctctgctcccagggaacaagggacaggatgagGGGAAATGAATAGAATGGTCTGGAATGGACAGGACACTAACGATCATCTTGTTTTACTCCTTCTGCCAAGGAGAGGGACagttcccactatcccaggttgctcggagccccattcaacctggtcttggacacttccagggacgcaggggcagccacagctgctgtggccaccctgtgccacggcctcagcaccctcagagggaagaatttctcccttatatccaacctaaacctgctctctgtcactGTGAAGCCATTCTCCCCTGTCCTGTCAATGCAGGCCTTTGCAAAGAGTCAGTCTGCATCTTTCCTTTAAGCTCCCTTCAGGCAGTGGAGGGCCATgattaggtcaccccaaagccttctctgctgttttgcggagaaaagaagaaaccgcacaactttataaaagttgtaaagcccagtatgtttatttacggcgacGGACGCATacggagaaaattctcctcaaaaggcatgcgtgcccctgaagatctcaggtctccttttatccccccttccaaatgcatatgcatacagcttcacaataggttcatacatattcattccgtgggacatttatcgccagttctcctttatcaaaggaattcttaggtcgtgggcaaattgaccttgtggtcatttctgtttttctttctctgtcgtcttgctgtctctggcatctgacttttccttcagctttggcctcacagacttttcacctctcttagacacttcacctaattcagaatggatctctactctgtctcactgctCCAGGCAGAACATTCCCTCTtcttcagcctttcctcccagcagagctgctccatccctctgatttcctcggtgtccctgctgtgcacaggctccagcagcaccctgtccttcctgtgccgggatcccagagctggctgcagcactCTGTGCACCACAGTAGGTTCAGCTTGGCCATGAGGAAAAAATCCAGAAAGCTTAAGCACCGGGTgccacaggctccccagggaagtggaggagttagcatccctggaagtgctccaaaAAATGAGAACACATGGCACTTTGGGGTACAGGTTTGTGGGTATGGTGATAGTGAGTTGAAGGTTGCACTccctgatcttggaggtcttttccaaccttcatgTGCTTCACAGTTTTCATTGTTGTCCCTGGAGACGAtgctcagagccctgcactgGGTCCTTCTGTTGATGGGGAAATGTCATCCTCTGGACTTCCACATGGGGCTCAGTATTCCAATGAAAGGGATGTAatcctcctcacagcactgcagaaacaagaAGTGCTGAGCCCCttcagagtgtgacaatggctgCTTAGATGTTGGTATCCACAAGAACTACTTCAGCAGACCAAGGATATTCATAATTTCTGCTCCTTAAAGATCTGCTTTTGTCGCTTTTGTTTCCTGAGGGGTTCCAGACAACTCATGCCACTGCTGTGGATTTAGAAATTTTAAGAAGCATAATTTGAAATTTTCTCACTTCAGAAGTTTAGAACAACTTCACAGTGAGTCACAGACAGATCGAAACAGTTTTCTGCTTCTTAAAGCAAATTTCATAGGCACTTCATCTATTTTCCCACATGTTAAGGATCTTTGCCAACCAGGGAATTCTGATCTGAGCCCCAGCAGTCTGTGAACTCTGTCACTGACTGGCAGTGATTCACAAAGTCAGAAATGCTACAGATAGCAAGCCAATGATCCCTACAGCTGTGGAAACATCACAAGGGGCTGCTCAGGCTGGGATTCACAGGAGGAGCCACTGGGGAACACCAAGAATGGACCAGCTGAGAGATGCTGCTGAAGGAGTACAACCTTCTCTGCAGCAACAGGTCTTGTATAGGACAGCAAGAGAGGCTGCATTCAGGTTCTGCTGTAAATTTGAAACACAGGGGATCAGAGGCAGATATCAGCAATGTCAGGTACAGAACCACAGAGcagtcacacagctgctctggggcgtAGAAAGCCACTCTGGGGAAGGTCAAAGGCACTCGGTTTCCCTCAGGCCTGGGgaatgtccctgcagccaagggcccCCAGGTCACACTGCACGCCTTGACAACTCTTCAGAGTCCTGCTTCATCTTTGCGTAGGTGGCAGGGCAGAACTGGGAATAGAGctgagccagcagagcctgggaggGGATCTCTAACTTGGTCCCGTGGCTCAGTTTGTTCCATATGTGCACTGCATAGGTGTTCTTAAGGAGTTTCTGAAGCTCCAAGGCACTGACTGCCTCAAACAACTTCTTCCAGTCCTGCCAGGGAATAGGATAAACAACTTCTTGGGCAAGAGCACTCACACCTTTGCAGCTCATGCTCTTGATAGTCCTGATGGAGCACCACTTCTTGAAGACACGAGTTAGGAGCCCTGGGCCCTGGTGCCCCCAGGCCCAGCCATTGTAATTCTGCACAAAGTCCTGCATGCAAATCTCTATGAACTTGTGCTTGGCCTCAAAGGACAGAAAGGCTCCATTCAGTACACTGTCACCCTGAATGCCAAGGGCATTAGTGAGGTTCTGTAAGTTCTTAAGCACGATGAAGTCTGTATCCAGGTAGATGCCACCAAATTTCCACATGAGGACAATCCTGCAGGCATCAGAGAGTACAGCTACAAAATGAGGCTCCTGTTGCCGCTGAGGCTGCAGGAACCACTGTGCCAGAGGTGTTCCAGAAAAGAGCTCTGTCAAGTCCAGGGGCAGGATTTCCACGTTGGGGAAGCAGCTGAGCAAGGAGAAAGCCCAGTGCTTGGGCAAGGAGCCATTCTCTTTGGCCAAGCCTTTCATGAGCACCACGACTCTTGATGCAGGGTGTGTCCTGGCTGCTGACTCCACAGAGCACGAGAACAGGTAACTTGGGGCAGTTTGCTCCGAGGTCTCCACAAAAAACACATTTCCTGTGGAAGGAGAGGGCCCACCAGCCATGTTGAGGGCAGAAGGCACATAGTGAGCACAGCTCATCTCAGCAGACAAACTGGAGGTGGGGACGCTGCTCTTTGGGTCCTCCCCGATGCCCCAGTACAGCTTGTGGTAGGCAAGGGATACGAACACAACGATGATTATAAACAGGGCAAAGGGCTTGTGGCTCAGCACCACCCTGCTCAGGTTTAGGATGCAGCTGGGCATCCTGAGCTTTCTCTCTCCAGCCAGAGCCTGCTCTCCCGAGGCAGCCGTCATGAtctgaagggaaggaaaaaagagaaaaacctgaCAGATGAGGCAGCAGAGTATGAGCCTTCCTTCACAAGCATGTGTGTCTCACCTTCATGGCAGTGCACAGCAAACTCTGGGAACACCATTAGAGAACTCATCTGTCACCCTCTAGAACTTCAAGTCACTGTCAACACGAGACATGAGACTCGTACGCAAAGCCCTGGCAGGAGGAAATAGCAATGTTCCTTGTGACCATTCCTGGAGCCCTCTCAACAGACACTGTGTGGAATTGCTGCCCACTGACAGCTGGTTATCACAAGGGGAGTTGTTTTCTCCTGACACACAACGTGTCCTTCCCCCAAACCAAACAGAAGTCTCATCCTTCCAGTTGCTGAGCTGGCACTTGCTGCCTTTGCAAACCAaccagctgcccctgcagagagcctggcccattGTCCATGGCAGCATAGCCTGGCAGGATGGATGGAGAGTGGGAAAGGAATGGATGCAGGGCAACTCAGGCGGCAGATGTAGACAATAAGGTCAAGAAGTGCCTTTGGAAAGGGAGTTCCAAGGCTGCTTCCCAACCCTGCACAGGTCAcactggctctgctctgctcagttcTCTCTCTGGATCCTGCTGGTGGACAGACAttccctcctctctcctgccCTTACCTTCCTTGCTTCTTCTGGCAAAAGGGAGGGTTGGAGTGGAAGAGATTTTTAACAAGGCAGCAACAAACAGGTAAGACAGTCTAGCTCCATCCTCAGCATTAGCATCATCATTGCTGCCCTTTCCTCTCCTGAAATCGAggtgcagcagaagcagcacctCCTGTGCCCACCACAGGGCCCCAAAGTCAAGAGCACATGAAGAAGCTGTGAGGAAGGCTGTGGCTTTTAGGACCATGGAAATGGTCTCAAGTGGGTCCAAGGGAGGTTAGAGTGGACATTACTCAGAATTTTACTCCCTGGAAGAGTTCCCAGGCATTGGCACAAGCTGCCCAAGAAAGCAGTGGagccactgtccctggaggtatttaacagACACGTAGGTGTGGCACTTAGGAACTGGGTTTAGTGGTGTTATGGCAGAGCGGGTTTTGAGGTTGGACGCAGGCAGTCGAAGATCTCTTCCACCCTAAAGCATTCCATCATTTCTCCTGCCTCCCTGAGCTCCATCTCCAGAGGCCTACCCTGCAGGACAGAAAGGTTCAGGAACCGGGAAAAGCTTTAGTCCAACAGCTGTAACCAAAGTGGCAGGGAACACGACAGAGCACCCAGGTGGCACGGTCCCATTTGTCATTGCTCCTTGATCACTGTGCCGGGCTCACATACGGAGCTTCCCCTGTGGCCAGAAGGGATTTGTCAGCCACACTGGGAGGCATCCAAATGTCAGAGCATGGAGCCATCACTCTGCACCAGGCACAGTGGGACAGAGGAGACACAAATGATGAGCTCTGGATCCCCAAAAAGTTTTCTCCTCCTGCACAGAAATGACAGCATGTGCTGTCTGTGCTACAGGCAGTCAAAGCCAGCCCACCCTGCCTTATACAGACCCCTCTACATTCCCCACGCTCCACACGACAGCTGGCTTAACTCTGTAAATAATTTTTTAGGCTGTTTAAAGCAAAGAGGCACAGACCACGTTAGAACAGTGCCTGTGCTGTAGAGAAggcacaaaactcacctgtccctgctTTCATGGATGCCACAGAATTCCCTCTTCAACAGGAAATgatatttttgaaataaaaatctgAGAGATGACTACTAATCTATGGTCTGCCACCTCCTTCTTCTGAAAAGGTACGATGACATATGGAGTCCaaacttaagggaaaaaaaaaagcgaaAGGGTGCAATAACATTTATGGGACCAGGAACAGAAGCAAAGGTCACACAGATGCACTGAGAACAAAAGAGTTAGTTAAAAAGTAAtcaaagaaaaaggaggaaattgAAAACCCAATATTGCTGCACTTTGAGCTTTAGATTGCTGAGAAAATGGCTTCATTTGTATTCTCATCCTTTGCTAAAATTTCTCAGTGCTcacgctgctgctggggctgccacaaTTACTGAGCTGAGCcttccacagagctgcctgctccCACCCCAAGCCCCAAGTACAGCATGCCCCCTTGCAAACACACTCTTTTCATCAAATGCTTTACTTGTTCATTAAGATGTGCTCCCTCATATGGCAGGGACTTCAGGGAAGGATTTGGACAAATTCAGGTGTCCCTCATTCTGTGACAGCTCCTCCTTAACTCTGTGACCAAGGCAGGCTCACCTTCCCTTGCATGAGACTTTCTGGCACATTAATAAAATCCCTTCTTTATCAGTACAGCCACTAAATTCAGGGTCTGCTGCAgttcctcctcagctgcctgaaACAAATACTGCTCTGTAGTGTCCCAGACCTCTCTCCTCTCCCCAAATCCTTCCATGCACGGCAGCACCATGGATGGACTCACAACAACTCTCATCCCAACACAGGGACTCCACAACCACTCTGGGCTACCTGATCCAGTGTTTCACCAGCCTTCCTTTCATTCTAACGTGCCACACCACAAGGTGTGCCCattgtgtctcctgccatctctgCATTGAACAGAGGAGAGTCTCACTTGTGTCCTTCACCCACCCACCTGCCCACCTTCAGCCAGGTGTTTCACACCCTGAACACTCAGCCCAGCCTGCTCTAATCCAAGACAAGTCAGCAGAgctctcccagcctctcctcatgCAATGTGTGCTCCAGGCCCCTTCTCGCCTTGGTGGGCCTTTGCCAGATTTGCTCCAGTACGGACGGGCCTCCCTCATCCTGGGATTCCTGAACCAGCCCTCCAGATGTGTCCCACCAGTGCTGAGTGGTGGGCGAGGATTTGCATTAGGGGGAGATGGATGACCCCACATCATCGACTGCCTACAACCTCAGTGGCATCTACAACTGACCAGGGGTCTGCTGGAATCCCACCCAGCAGACAGGAGACACTCCAGGAGGTTCCTGGAGCACGTGGAAGAGAACTTGCTGACACAGGTGGCAGGTGAGCCCACCAGGGAAGGTGTCCCAGAGGATCTGCTGTTTGCAAACTGAAGAGCACTGGGGGGAGGTGAGGGTGCCTGAGGCCATCTTGGGTACAGTGACCATGACACGATTTGATTTCAGTTCTCGGTGAAGGGAGCGAAGAAGGAGCAAGGGGGACAGCAAAACAACTGCCTTGGATTAGTggaggacaggctttggtctgtTTGGACCATGGGATGAAAGAATCCCTTGGGAGGCAGTCCTGAGGGGCCAGGGAGCCCAGGAAGATGGAGGTTCCTCAGGAAGGAGGTCATAGAGGTGGAGAAGGAGCCAATTGCAATGTGCTGGAAGCTGGTTCAGGGAAGACTGGCTTGGTTGAACAGCAAGCTACCACTGGGGCTCAGGGAAGAACAGAGAGTTTAACAGCTCTGGAAGAAGGGTCAGGCAACTCAGGAAGATTACAAGGATGTCAGGAAGGTAATCAGAGAGAAGAACTAGAAAGGTAAAAGTTCAGCTAGAAGTCAATCTGGCCACCAGCAAAAAAGTTAAGAAAGAAATGCTTTTCCAAATGCATTAATACCAAAAAGAGGCCAAGGAGATTCTCCATCCTTTATTGCACGCTGGGTTGGGAACATAACATAACCTCcagggatgaggaaaaggctgaggcacTCAATGCATTCTTGACGTCAGCCTTTAACCAAAAGCCCAGTTAGCCTCCACACATCCATCCCCATGAGGGAGAAGACAGAAACAGGGAGCTGaacaatgtccccaccctgcaGGAGGAAGTTGTCAgtgagctgctgtgctgcccagACATGCACAAGTCTAGGCAGATGCCATCCTTCTGCTTGGAGCTGGTGAAGCAGCCCACAATGCTCCAGTCTCCATTGTTTATCAGCAGTCCCGGTGAACTGGAGAGCTCCTGGGTGACTGGAGGTTGTCCAATGTGACATCCCTCTTGGAGAAGGCTTGGAAGGACGCCTGGGGGAACcagaggcctgtcagcctgacctcgttGCCTGGGAAGGGTATGGACCAGATTACCTGGAGTGCAATGGCACCCTGTGTGCTGCACCACTGGGGCGTCAGGCCCAGCCAGCGCAAGttcaggcaggtcctgcttgactgACCCAACCTCCTTCTATGAGCAGCCAATGGatggggaaaggctgtggatgttgtgtaccGGGGCCTTCTAAAGCCTTTGACCACTGCTCCCACAGCACTCTCCTGGAGAGCATTGTCCTCTCAGCCCATGGATTTAACAGGTTCCCTGTTGGCTGGGAATGAAGTGCTTGGATGGCTGGGACCAGAGGGTGGCAGTGGAATTAATGCAGCTGGCCGTGGGTCActggtgctgtgccccagggcccaCTGTCAGAGCCAGTCCCCTTTCATGTCCTTGAGGCTGAACAAGATctgaagtgccaggtcctgcccctGGGTCacaagccccagcagctccaggctggggaagAGCCCAGCAGGAAAGGGCCTGGGCCTGCTGGCCCACAGTGCGTGCCCGGGtgtgcaagaaggccaatggctgctgggccgggccagcaatggtgtggccagcaggagcagggcagtgactgtgccCCTGCCACATGTGGGCACTGGGGAGGCCTCACcccaagggctgtgtccagtgctgggcctggcactgcaggatggacactgaggggccggagcgtgtccagaggggggaacggagctgggcaaggggctggagcacaggtctgatgaggactggctgagggagctgggggtgtttaacctggaggaaaaggaggctcaggggagctgTATTGCTCTCCACACCTCCCTGACAGGAGAGTGCAGCCAGTTgggggccaggctctgctcccagggaacaagggacaggatgagGGGAAATGAATAGAATGGTCTGGAATGGACAGGACgctaaagatcatcttgttccacccctcctgccatggccacggacacctcccactatcgcAGGTTGATCGGAGCCCCATtcaacctggtcttggacacttccagggacgcaggggaagccacagctgctctggacacccTGTACCCGAGTTTCAGCATCCGCACAGTGAAAAATTTCTCCcttatatccaacctaaacctgctctctgtcactGTGAAGCCatgcccccttgtcctgtcactgcaggcctTTGCAAAGAGTCAGTCTGCATCTTTCCTTTAAGCTCCCTTCAGGCAGTGGAGGGCCATgattaggtcaccccaaagccttctctgctccaggcagAACATTCCcacttccctcagcctttcctcccagcagagctgctccatccctctgatctcctcggtgtccctgctgtgcactggctccagcagcatcctgtccttcctgtgctgggatcccagagcttactgcagcactctgtgcacCACAGTAGGTTCACCTTGGCAACGAGGAAAAAATTTAGAGTGCTTAAGCACCATGTGccacaggctccccagagaagtgttggagtcaccatccctggaagtgctccaaaAAATGAGAACACATGGAACTTTGGGGTACAGGTTTGGGGGGATGGTGATAGTGAATTGAAGGTTGCACTCCCTGATCTTGGAGGTTTTTCCAACCGTCATGTGCTTCACAGTTTATATTTTTGTCCCTGGAGATGATGCTCGGAGCTCTGCAATGGGTCCTTCTGTTGATGGGGAAATGTCATCCTCTGGACTTCCACATGGGGCTCAGTATTCCAATGAAAGGGATGTAatcctcctcacagcactgcagaaacaagaAATGCTGAGCCCCTTCAGGATGTGACAATGGCTGCTTAGATGTTGGTATCCACAAGAGCTACTTCAGCAGACCAAGGATATTCATAATTTCTGCTCCTCAAAGATCTGCTTTTGTCGCTTTTGTCTCCTGAGGGGTTCCAGACAAGTCATGCTACTGCTGTGGATTTAGAAACTGTAGGAAGCATAATTTGAACTTTTCTCACTTCAGAAGTTTAGAAAAACTTCTCAGTGAGTCACAGACAGATCGAAACAATTATCTCCTTCTTAAAGCAAATTTCATAGGCACTTCATCTATTTTCCCACATGTTAAGGATCTTTGCAAACCAGGGAATTCTGGTCTGAGCCCCAGCAGTCTGTGACCTCTGTCACTGACTGGCAGTGATTCACAAAGTCAAAAGTGCTACAGATTGCAAGCCAATGATCCCTACAGCTGTGGAAACATCACAAGGGGCTGCTCAGGCTGGGATTCACAGGAGGAGCCATTGGAGAACACCAAGAATGGACCAGCTAAGAGATGCTGCTGAAGGAGTACAACCTTCCCTGCAGCAACAGGTCTCATATAGGACAGCAAGAGAGGCTGCAGTCAGGTTCTGCTGTAATTTTGAAACACAGGGGATCAGAGGCAGATATCAGCAATGTCAGGTACAGAACCACAGAGcagtcacacagctgctctggggcgtAGAAAGCCACTCTGGGGAAGGTCAAAGGCACTCGGTTTCCCTCAGGCCTGGGGAATGTCCCTGTAGCCAAGGGCCCCCAGGTCACACTGCACGCCTCGACAACTCTTCAGAGTCCTGCTTCATCTTTGCGTAGGTGGCAGGGCAGAACTGGGAATAGAGctgagccagcagagcctgggaggGGATCTCTAACTTGGTCCCGTGGCTCAGTTTGTTCCATATGTGCACTGCATAGGTGTTCTTAAGGAGTTTCTGAAGCTCCAAGGCACTCACTGCCCCAAACAACTTCTTCCAGTTCTGCCAGGGAATAGGATAAACAACTTCTTGGGCAAGAGCACTCACACCTTTGCAGCTCATGCTCTTGATAGTCCTGATGGAGCACCACTTCTTGAAGACACGAGTTACGAGCCCTGGGCCCTGGTGCCCCCAGGCCCAGCCTTTGTAATTCTGCACAAAGTCCTGCATGCAAATCTCTATGAACTTGTGCTTGGCCTCAAAGGACAGAAAGGCTCCATTAAGTTCATCGTAGCACTGAATGCCAAGGGCATTAGTGAGGTTCTGTAAGTTTTTAAGCACAATGAAGTCTGTATCCAGGTAGATGCCACCAAATTTCCACATGAGGACAATCCTGCAGGCATCAGAGAGTACAGCTACAAAATGAGGCTCCTGTTGCCGCTGAGGCTGCAGGAACCACTGTGCCAGAGGTGTTCCAGAAAAGAGCTCTGTCAAGTCCAGGGGCAGGATTTCCACGTTGGGGAAGCAGCTGAGCAAGGAGAAAGCCCAGTGCTTGGGCAAGGAGCCATTCTCTTTGGCCAAGCCTTTCATGAGCACCACGACTCTTGATGCAGGGTGTGTCCTGGCTGCTGACTCCACAGAGCACGAGAACAGGTAACTTGGGGCAGTTTGCTCCGAGGTCTCCACAAAAAACACATTTCCTGTGGAAGGAGAGGGCCCACCAGCCATGTTGAGGGCAGAAGGCACATAGTGAGCACAGCTCATCTCAGCAGACAAACTGGAGGTGGGGACGCTGCTCTTTGGGTCCTCCCCGATGCCCCAGTACAGCTTGTGGTAGGCAAGGGATACGAACACAAAGATGAGGGTAAAaagggcacagggcttgtggctcaGCACCACCCTGCTCAGGTTTAGGATGCAGCTGGGCATCCTGAGCTTTCTCTCTCCAGCCAGAGCCTGCTCTCCCGAGGCAGCCGTCATGAtctgaagggaaggaaaaaagagaaaaacctgaCAGATGAGGCAGCAGAGTATGAGCCTTCCTTCACAAGCATGTGTGTCTCACCTTCATGGCAGTGCACAGCAAACTCTGGGAACACCATTAGAGAACTCATCTGTCACCCTCTAGAACTTCAGGTCACTGTCAACACGAGACATGAGACTCGTACGCAAAGCCCTGGCAGGAGGAAATAGCAATGTT of the Melospiza melodia melodia isolate bMelMel2 chromosome 4, bMelMel2.pri, whole genome shotgun sequence genome contains:
- the LOC134417987 gene encoding lactosylceramide 4-alpha-galactosyltransferase-like, which gives rise to MTAASGEQALAGERKLRMPSCILNLSRVVLSHKPCALFTLIFVFVSLAYHKLYWGIGEDPKSSVPTSSLSAEMSCAHYVPSALNMAGGPSPSTGNVFFVETSEQTAPSYLFSCSVESAARTHPASRVVVLMKGLAKENGSLPKHWAFSLLSCFPNVEILPLDLTELFSGTPLAQWFLQPQRQQEPHFVAVLSDACRIVLMWKFGGIYLDTDFIVLKNLQNLTNALGIQCYDELNGAFLSFEAKHKFIEICMQDFVQNYKGWAWGHQGPGLVTRVFKKWCSIRTIKSMSCKGVSALAQEVVYPIPWQNWKKLFGAVSALELQKLLKNTYAVHIWNKLSHGTKLEIPSQALLAQLYSQFCPATYAKMKQDSEELSRRAV
- the LOC134417986 gene encoding lactosylceramide 4-alpha-galactosyltransferase-like, giving the protein MTAASGEQALAGERKLRMPSCILNLSRVVLSHKPFALFIIIVVFVSLAYHKLYWGIGEDPKSSVPTSSLSAEMSCAHYVPSALNMAGGPSPSTGNVFFVETSEQTAPSYLFSCSVESAARTHPASRVVVLMKGLAKENGSLPKHWAFSLLSCFPNVEILPLDLTELFSGTPLAQWFLQPQRQQEPHFVAVLSDACRIVLMWKFGGIYLDTDFIVLKNLQNLTNALGIQGDSVLNGAFLSFEAKHKFIEICMQDFVQNYNGWAWGHQGPGLLTRVFKKWCSIRTIKSMSCKGVSALAQEVVYPIPWQDWKKLFEAVSALELQKLLKNTYAVHIWNKLSHGTKLEIPSQALLAQLYSQFCPATYAKMKQDSEELSRRAV